The following are encoded together in the Adhaeribacter arboris genome:
- a CDS encoding MutS family DNA mismatch repair protein has translation MIQPLPPEIFKNLAEENRKQELLYKNKCSQVGWLRLTLFIAGVSTVIYLFRQDLNSAAWVSLLLFYIVFIVVMRWHQRLRYTQHHHSFLKRINNEETDRLQGKLLAFDAGERYANPQHLYTSDLDIFGKHSLFQLLIRAVTFIGKDKLANWLQTPAKAEVILERQAAVAELAPQLSWRQELQAKAMHYKQDRQDSSSFFEWLHAPDFYRNKLWLKILIFVLPALTFGTVIAWWLDEISGYFVIGLMLVQYVLNIRYALFREQYYEQSSGMYEILKSYTVLLTHIETHSFQAKKLVELQQQLRIKQKTASEYFNELASIIEYISARLNVYMNLLLNSTLMWDYFWMYRLEKWKKTMATNLEPVLQVVAETETLASLAAFQYANPSYTLPELSPQAFEVQAEELGHPLIFVVNRVTNNLSMAGPGQTLIITGSNMSGKSTFLRTVAINLVLAFAGSAVCARRFRAFPAQVYTAMRTEDNLAESTSSFYAELKRLKMLIDLTATGTAIYYFLDEILKGTNSRDRHLGAQALIRQLHQQNASGLVSTHDLELGNMEEENPDYIQNYSFNSTIEEDKILFDYKLHPGVCNSFNASKLMQQMGIQME, from the coding sequence ATGATACAGCCATTACCGCCCGAAATTTTTAAAAATTTAGCCGAAGAAAATAGAAAACAAGAACTGCTTTATAAAAACAAATGCAGCCAGGTTGGTTGGTTGCGGCTAACATTATTTATTGCGGGAGTAAGTACTGTTATTTATTTGTTCCGGCAAGATTTAAATTCTGCGGCCTGGGTAAGTTTACTTTTATTTTACATTGTATTTATAGTAGTAATGCGCTGGCACCAGCGGCTCCGGTATACCCAGCACCATCATAGTTTTTTAAAACGGATTAATAACGAAGAAACGGATCGGTTGCAAGGTAAATTATTAGCTTTTGATGCCGGCGAACGTTACGCTAATCCGCAACATTTATACACCTCCGATTTAGATATTTTTGGGAAGCATTCTTTGTTTCAGTTATTAATCCGGGCCGTAACTTTTATTGGTAAAGATAAACTGGCTAACTGGTTACAAACTCCCGCTAAGGCAGAGGTAATTCTGGAACGGCAAGCGGCCGTAGCCGAATTAGCTCCTCAACTCTCCTGGCGGCAAGAGCTACAGGCTAAAGCCATGCATTACAAACAAGACCGGCAGGATTCTTCGTCTTTCTTCGAATGGTTACACGCCCCGGATTTTTACCGCAATAAACTCTGGCTGAAAATCTTAATTTTTGTTTTACCTGCCTTAACCTTCGGAACAGTTATAGCCTGGTGGCTGGATGAGATAAGTGGTTATTTCGTGATTGGGTTAATGTTGGTCCAGTATGTATTAAATATTCGTTATGCCCTTTTCCGGGAACAATACTACGAGCAAAGCAGCGGCATGTACGAAATACTCAAAAGTTATACTGTCCTGCTCACGCACATCGAAACGCATTCGTTTCAAGCTAAAAAATTAGTGGAACTGCAACAACAACTGCGCATTAAACAAAAAACGGCCTCGGAATATTTTAACGAGTTAGCTTCTATTATTGAATACATTTCGGCCCGTTTAAATGTGTACATGAATCTGCTGCTGAACAGTACCTTAATGTGGGATTATTTCTGGATGTACCGGCTGGAAAAATGGAAAAAAACCATGGCTACTAACCTGGAACCCGTTTTACAAGTAGTGGCGGAAACCGAAACCCTGGCGAGCTTGGCGGCATTTCAATACGCAAACCCTTCGTATACACTGCCTGAGTTAAGTCCGCAAGCATTTGAGGTGCAAGCCGAAGAGTTGGGGCATCCGCTTATTTTTGTAGTTAACCGCGTTACTAATAATTTATCTATGGCGGGACCAGGACAAACCTTGATTATTACGGGTTCTAACATGTCGGGTAAAAGTACATTCCTGCGAACGGTAGCCATTAATTTGGTACTAGCCTTTGCCGGATCAGCGGTTTGTGCCCGGCGTTTCCGCGCGTTTCCGGCCCAGGTGTATACCGCTATGCGTACCGAAGATAACCTGGCCGAAAGTACTTCCTCGTTTTACGCCGAACTAAAACGTTTAAAAATGCTGATTGATTTAACGGCTACCGGCACGGCTATTTATTATTTTCTGGATGAGATTTTAAAAGGAACCAATTCCCGCGACCGACACTTGGGAGCGCAAGCTTTAATCCGCCAATTGCATCAGCAAAATGCTTCGGGTTTAGTTTCCACCCACGATTTAGAGTTGGGAAATATGGAAGAAGAAAATCCCGATTATATTCAAAATTATTCGTTTAACAGCACCATT
- the dinB gene encoding DNA polymerase IV, with protein sequence MLSSAIRKIIHIDMDAFFASVEQRDHPELRGKPVAVGGSRARGVVAAASYEARKFGVHSALASRIAAQKCPQLIFIKPRFDVYSAVSRQIREIFYRYTDLVEPLSLDEAYLDVTENKIGMPSATIIAKEIKATILAETGLTASAGVSFNKFLAKIASDLNKPNGFTLVTPDKADALVASLSIDKFHGIGKVTAAKMQQLGINTGADLRERSEEELVRHFGKTGLYYYRIARVQDDRPVQPHRIRKSIGAERTFDVDLVEEEDLLERLHFLAQEVAQDMARLQTSAKTVTVKLKYFDFTLQTRSKTLLNYLNSADALFTISRELLRTPALPLFPVRLLGISVSNLLYPQDQPASHQLTFDF encoded by the coding sequence ATTTTGAGTTCTGCTATCCGGAAAATTATTCATATTGATATGGATGCATTTTTTGCGTCGGTGGAGCAGCGCGACCACCCGGAATTACGCGGAAAACCCGTGGCCGTGGGAGGCTCCCGGGCGCGCGGGGTGGTAGCGGCAGCCAGTTACGAAGCCCGCAAATTTGGGGTACATTCGGCTTTAGCTTCGCGCATAGCGGCTCAGAAATGCCCGCAATTAATTTTTATAAAGCCCCGGTTTGACGTATACAGCGCCGTATCACGTCAGATTCGCGAGATTTTTTACCGTTATACCGACTTGGTAGAACCTCTTTCCCTCGACGAAGCCTACCTTGATGTAACGGAAAACAAAATAGGTATGCCTTCAGCCACTATTATCGCGAAAGAAATAAAGGCTACCATTCTGGCGGAAACAGGTCTTACGGCTTCAGCTGGAGTATCTTTCAATAAGTTTCTGGCTAAAATTGCCTCCGACCTGAACAAACCAAACGGTTTTACCCTTGTTACGCCCGATAAAGCTGATGCTTTAGTAGCCAGTTTATCCATTGATAAATTTCACGGTATTGGCAAAGTAACGGCCGCTAAAATGCAGCAATTGGGCATCAACACCGGTGCCGATTTACGGGAACGCTCCGAAGAAGAATTGGTCCGGCATTTCGGCAAAACCGGTCTTTATTATTATCGCATTGCCCGCGTGCAAGACGACCGGCCCGTACAACCGCATCGCATTCGTAAATCCATTGGGGCCGAGCGCACTTTCGACGTAGATTTAGTGGAAGAAGAAGATTTACTGGAGCGATTACATTTTCTGGCGCAGGAAGTAGCCCAAGACATGGCTCGCTTGCAAACTTCGGCTAAAACCGTAACTGTAAAGCTAAAGTATTTCGATTTTACCCTCCAAACTCGCAGTAAAACCCTACTTAATTACCTAAACTCCGCCGACGCATTATTTACAATTTCCCGCGAATTGCTCCGTACTCCAGCCCTGCCGCTGTTTCCGGTGCGGTTACTAGGCATCTCGGTTTCAAATTTACTTTATCCGCAGGATCAGCCTGCCTCCCATCAGCTTACTTTTGATTTCTGA
- a CDS encoding IspD/TarI family cytidylyltransferase, which yields MIREAFAVATKKGNAVVAVPLKESIRIVSENGSEALDRNQYRLVQTPQCFQLSLLRQAYQLPEESSFTDDASVVERLGEKIYLVPGAYENLKITTPEDLLWAESFLRLGN from the coding sequence ATTATCCGGGAAGCCTTTGCGGTAGCCACCAAAAAAGGAAATGCGGTAGTGGCCGTGCCTTTAAAAGAATCTATCCGGATAGTAAGTGAAAATGGCAGTGAAGCACTCGACCGCAATCAGTACCGGCTCGTGCAAACACCCCAATGTTTCCAACTTTCTTTGCTCCGCCAAGCTTACCAGTTACCAGAAGAATCCTCTTTCACCGATGATGCCTCGGTAGTAGAACGGTTAGGCGAAAAGATTTATCTGGTACCCGGAGCTTACGAAAACCTGAAAATTACTACCCCCGAAGATTTATTATGGGCCGAAAGTTTTTTGCGGTTAGGCAACTAG
- a CDS encoding IspD/TarI family cytidylyltransferase, giving the protein MSGITSEYAILVAGGSGTRMQSQVPKQFISIGGQPILMHTIKRFFAYNAQIRLILVLPTEQILLWQQLCAEHAFFLPHQVVTGGNSRFASVKNGLAVISGEG; this is encoded by the coding sequence ATGTCAGGTATAACTTCTGAATACGCTATTCTGGTGGCCGGCGGCTCGGGCACCCGCATGCAAAGTCAAGTGCCTAAACAGTTTATTTCTATCGGTGGACAACCCATTTTAATGCACACCATTAAAAGGTTTTTTGCCTATAATGCACAGATAAGGTTGATTTTGGTGTTACCGACCGAGCAGATTTTGCTCTGGCAGCAACTTTGCGCCGAACACGCTTTTTTCTTACCGCACCAGGTAGTAACGGGTGGAAATTCCCGGTTTGCTTCCGTTAAGAATGGTTTAGCCGTTATTTCGGGGGAGGGGTAG
- the queA gene encoding tRNA preQ1(34) S-adenosylmethionine ribosyltransferase-isomerase QueA, whose protein sequence is MKLSEFKFDLPANLLAMHPAKERDEARMLVVHRDSGKMEHKIFKDILNYFNDGDAMVINDTKVFPARMYGNKEKTGAKIEVFLLRELNKDIHLWDVLVDPARKIRVGNKLYFGESDLVAEVIDNTTSRGRTIKFLFDGTDEEFYKTINELGETPLPKYIKREAQPEDRERYQTVYAKHVGAVAAPTAGLHFTKEVLKRLEFKGVNVTPVTLHVGLGTFRPVDVEDLTKHKMDSESFIVPEETALLVNQALDNKKRVCSIGTTTLRALESSVSANGRLKPNEGWTDKFIFPPHDFRIANALLTNFHMPESTLLMMTAAFGGYELIMEAYNVAVKEKYNFFSYGDAMLIV, encoded by the coding sequence ATGAAGCTCTCTGAATTTAAATTTGACTTGCCCGCTAATCTTTTGGCCATGCACCCGGCCAAAGAACGCGACGAAGCCCGCATGCTAGTGGTTCACCGTGATAGCGGCAAGATGGAACATAAAATATTTAAAGATATTTTAAATTATTTTAATGACGGCGACGCTATGGTAATTAATGATACCAAAGTGTTTCCGGCCCGGATGTACGGTAACAAAGAAAAAACCGGTGCCAAAATAGAAGTATTTTTACTGCGGGAGTTAAATAAAGACATTCACTTGTGGGATGTTTTAGTAGATCCGGCCCGCAAAATCCGGGTAGGTAATAAATTATATTTTGGCGAAAGTGATTTGGTAGCGGAAGTAATTGACAATACCACCTCGCGGGGGCGTACCATTAAATTTTTGTTCGATGGTACCGACGAAGAATTTTATAAAACCATTAATGAATTAGGCGAAACTCCCCTGCCCAAATACATTAAGCGCGAAGCGCAACCCGAAGATCGCGAACGCTATCAAACCGTTTATGCCAAGCACGTTGGTGCCGTAGCTGCTCCCACTGCCGGTCTTCATTTTACAAAAGAAGTTTTAAAACGCCTGGAGTTTAAAGGCGTAAATGTAACTCCCGTTACCTTGCACGTGGGTTTAGGAACTTTCCGCCCGGTAGACGTAGAAGATTTGACGAAGCATAAAATGGACTCGGAAAGTTTTATTGTTCCCGAGGAAACCGCGCTCTTAGTAAACCAAGCGCTGGATAATAAAAAACGGGTATGCTCGATAGGTACTACTACTTTGCGGGCGCTGGAATCGTCGGTATCGGCCAACGGCCGCTTGAAGCCGAATGAGGGTTGGACCGATAAGTTTATTTTTCCGCCGCACGATTTCCGGATTGCGAATGCTCTGCTTACTAACTTCCACATGCCCGAGTCTACCTTACTCATGATGACCGCCGCTTTTGGTGGTTACGAATTGATTATGGAAGCCTACAATGTAGCCGTAAAAGAAAAATATAACTTCTTCAGCTACGGCGATGCCATGTTGATTGTTTAA
- a CDS encoding LOG family protein — MTKLRKTSKTKLHEETVNEGSGQTIIQPEINDNKAKSIKEARKQALKDNRTISDDDSKIRRAFVDKDWNEIRIADSWQIFKVMAEFVEGFEKLSRIGPCVSIFGSARTKPDNPYYKIAEEIAAKLVRHGYGVITGGGPGIMEAGNKGAHSEGGKSVGLNIELPFEQSHNIYIDHDKILDFDYFFVRKVMFVKYAQGFVVMPGGFGTLDELFEAITLIQTKKIGKFPIILVGKQYWQGLFDWIEDVMLHSENNISPEDLNLVHLVDNATDAVKVIDDFYGKYLLSPNF, encoded by the coding sequence ATGACCAAACTCCGTAAAACCAGTAAAACGAAACTTCACGAAGAAACCGTTAACGAAGGCAGTGGCCAAACCATTATTCAGCCGGAGATTAACGATAATAAAGCGAAATCCATAAAAGAAGCCCGAAAGCAAGCTCTAAAGGATAACCGCACAATTTCCGACGACGACAGTAAAATCCGACGCGCCTTCGTTGATAAAGATTGGAACGAAATCCGGATTGCCGATTCATGGCAAATTTTTAAAGTAATGGCCGAATTCGTGGAAGGCTTTGAGAAACTGTCCCGCATTGGCCCCTGTGTTTCCATATTTGGCTCGGCTCGCACCAAACCCGACAACCCGTATTACAAAATAGCCGAAGAAATTGCCGCTAAGCTCGTGCGCCACGGGTATGGGGTAATTACCGGCGGTGGCCCGGGTATTATGGAAGCAGGTAACAAAGGTGCCCATTCCGAAGGGGGAAAATCGGTGGGTTTAAACATTGAATTGCCGTTTGAGCAATCGCATAATATCTACATTGATCACGACAAAATTCTCGATTTTGATTATTTCTTCGTGCGTAAAGTAATGTTTGTAAAATACGCCCAAGGTTTTGTGGTAATGCCTGGCGGTTTTGGCACCCTCGACGAATTATTCGAAGCGATTACACTTATTCAAACCAAGAAAATCGGTAAATTCCCGATTATTCTGGTGGGAAAACAGTACTGGCAAGGTTTATTCGATTGGATTGAAGACGTAATGTTGCATAGTGAGAATAACATTAGCCCGGAAGATTTAAACCTGGTGCACTTGGTTGACAATGCCACCGATGCGGTTAAAGTAATCGATGACTTTTACGGCAAGTATTTATTATCACCAAATTTTTAA